GAGTCTGTTCGACCTTCTCCCCGGCCCCAGGAGCCGGGTGCGGGTGAGCTTCATCCTGGGGATCGCCCCCCCCGCCGAGATGCTCGCGGAGGCGGAGCGCGTGGTGGGCGCGGGCGTGCGCTGCCTGAAGGTGAAGGTGGGGCGCGACCACGCCCGCGACCTGGAGGTGATTCGGGAGCTGCGCCGCACCTTCGGGGAAGAGGTGGAGCTCTACGCCGACAGCAATGAGACGCTGACCCCGGAGACCGCCCCCGCCGCCCTCGCCGCCATGCGGGACGCGGGCCTGTCTTACGTGGAGGAGCCGCTCCCCGTCCGCGACCTGAGGGCCCGCGCCGAGCTGCGCGCCCGGGGACTCCTCCCCATCGTCGCCGACGACAGTTGCCTGACGCCCGCCGACCTCACGCGGGAACTCGACTTCGACACCTTCGACATCCTGAACGTGAAGACGGCCCGCAACGGCTTCACCGACGGCCTCGCCATGCTGCGGGCGGCGGCCCGGCGCGGCAAACGCGGCATGGTCGGTTCTCAGGCGAGCACCGGCCTGGGCACCCTGCACGCCGCCCTGCTCTCCACGCAGGCCGAGGTCACCGAGCCCTGCGAGCTGAGCTTCGTCCTCAAGCTGGGAGACGACCTGCTCAACCTCCCGCTCACGTTCCGGGACGGGTGGCTCGACGTGGCCTCGCTGCGGGAGCACGCCCTCAACCCCGCCCAGGTCGAGCGGTACCGGCTCTAGCGCCGCCCTTTGTCAGACTTCTGTCAGAGCCAGGCGTGACCCGTCTAGGTACATCTCGCCTTTTTTGCCAGTTTCAGGCAGCATGAAGTATGGGTCAAGACATTCTTAATGCGCTCGTCCTGCCGCTTCTGTTCAGCATGGGGGCCGGTACCTATGCCTACCTGCGCTTTCCGGAGCGCCGACCGCGCGTGCTGCTGAGCCTGATCCTCTTTCAGCTCGTGGGCGCCTACGGACACGCGACGCAGCCGGGCGCGGCGCTGTTCGGTTTGCTCGTGGTGCACGGCCTGGTCGTCTTCGCGCTGCTGCTCCACGGGTTGCAAACCCCGCGGGGCGAACTCGCGCCCGAGCGGGTGCGGCGCGACTAGACGGGGCTAGGGAAAGGCGAGCGGTGGACCGGGAAGAACCCCAGTCCACCACTCGCTTTCTCGGACCTCCCGACTCAGCGCAGGGCGGCGCTCACAGCGGCCTGGGCGTCGAGGAGGGGCAGGCCGCCCGAGGCGTTGGCGCTCCCGACGAGCAGGGCGCGCGTCTGCGGGGCGGTGAGGTCGGGGTTCGCCGCGCGCACCAGGGCCGCCACGCCGCTGACGAGGGGCGCGGCGTCGCTCGTGCCCGCGCTCAGGCCGTAGGCGCTGCCGGGCGAGAGGACGAGGAGGTCCTGGTCGCGGGTGGCGCCCGGGCAAAAGCCGCTGGCCGCCCCACCCGGCGCGACGAGATCGAGCGGGCGCGTCTGCGAGGCGGTGGGCCGCTCGCTGTAGCAGGCCAGCGTCCGGTCGCTCGCCCCGACCGCCCCCACCGCGATCACGTTCGGGTTGCTCGCCGGGTAGTACACGCCCTGGTACCCCCCGACGCCGGGCGTGTTGCCCGCCGCCGCGACGAGCACTGCCGTCCTCGCCGCGTTGTTCAGGGCCGTCTCCAGCGCCTTGTCCCCCGGGTTGCCGGGCGTGCCCAGGCTCAGGTTGATGACCTTGGCCCCCTGCGCCACCGCGTAGTTGATCCCCTGCGCGATGGCGCTCGTCGAGCCGCCGTCCGCCCCGAGCACCTTGACGGGGAGCAGGTTGCGCCCGCTCCAGGTCACGCCCGCCAGGCCCACGCCGTTGTTCGTGGCCGCGCCGATCAGCCCCACGCTCGCCGTGCCGTGCCCGAGCAGGTCCACGGTGGCTGAGCTCTCCCCGCTCACAAAACTCCGGCCACCCAGGAGCCGCCCCTGGAGGTCGCGGTGGCCGCCGTCCGCGCCCGTGTCGAGCACCGCCGTCAGCGCCCCCCCCGGCGTCTTGCCGCAGGCGCCCAGCACGTCCCACGCGCCCGACGCCCGGATGCGGGTGAGGTAAGTCTGGGAGACGTTCGTGAAACCGAGGTCGACTCCCCCGTTGCCGGGGTAGCCGGGGTCATCCGGCGTGGCGAGGGACCTGTAGAGGAAGTCCGGCTGCACGCGCGCCCCCGCCGCCGCCAGCCGCCCGGCGAAGGCCCGGTCCGTCTCACCCGCCGGGGTGAGCGCCAGGGTGAGGCCCTCCGTCACCCGCTGGGTCCGCACGGTCGAGAGGAGGCCCAGGCTTTGCGCGCCCAGGGTGCCGTCCGTATTCAGCACGAGCACCCGGCCCGGCACGTGGGGCGCCGTCCAGTCGGGGGCGGGCACGGTCGTCGGGAGGACGCTGGCCGCCGTCACGCTCGCCGGGAGGGCCGCACCGGCACTCACTGTCTGGGCGCACACGTCCGTCCCGCCGCCTCCCGGCGGGTCCCCCGTTCCCCCGCAAGACGCGAGGGCCACGGCGACGGTCAGGGCCAGCAGGGGCAGGGCGGGTTTCATCCGTCCGTGATAGCCCATTTCCCTGACGCCAGACTGAGGGCCACCCCGCACAGCCCTCACCCAGGGGAGACGGCGGGGCCGCCGCGTACCATAGCCGCATGAGCGACCTGGCCCTTCGCAAGATCAGCGAGGAGGAATACCTCCGCACGGAGGAACTCAGCCCTTACAGGCGGGAGTACATCGACGGCTTCGTCTCTGCTCTCCACGGCGAGGACACGCCGAACGCGCAGGCGGGCGCGACGAGCAGGCACGGGCTGATCTGCATGAACATCGGCTCGGCGCTGCACCGAATCGCCCTGCGGCAGGGCTGCCGCCTGTATCAGAGCGACATGCGCGTGCGGATTTCGCAGCCTCGCTTCACGCGGTATTACTCTCCCGACCTGGTCCTGACCTGCGACCCGGTGGACGACGACGCCACCTTCCTCGCCTCGCCGTGCCTCGTCGCGGAAGTCCTGAGCCCCAGCACCCGCGACCTGGACCGCCGCGAGAAACTGTTCGCCTACACCGCCCTCCCCAGCGTGCAAGGGTACCTGCTGGTCGATACGGCCACCCGCGCCGCCCGCCTCTACGTCAGGAACGGCGAAGCCTGGGACGAGCAGTACGCGGAGGAGGGGGAGTTGAGGTTGCCGTGTCTGGACGTTCCCCTGGTCCTCTCCGACATCTACGAGGGGATCAACCTCTGACTTGTCGCGGGTCAGGGTTGTGGAGGACGGCGTGCGGCTGCCCTGCCTGGACGTGGAGCTGAGGCTGGACGAGGTGTATGAGGGGGGAGGGCTGTAGGCATCACAGGTTGGCTTGCTCGGCAGCTAGGAAGAGCATGGCGCGTCTAAACTGAGGCATGGCCGACCCCGCCTTTCGTACCGTCAGTGTCGAGGAATATCTTCGGCTGGAACGCGACAACCCGACCCGTCACGAGTACATCGACGGCTTCGTGTACGCGCAGGCGGGAGCCAGCCGAACGCACAACCTTATCGCGGGCAACATCCACGTCGCCCTGCATCCCGTGGCGAGGGGCGCAGGATGTTTCGTCTATCAGAGTGACATGAAAGTGCGCGTCACGCCGACCCGCTATCACTACCCCGACGTGGTGGTGAGTTGCGCCAGGGACTCGGACGACGAGTACACCGAGACCGCGCCCTGCCTGATTGTGGAAGTGATGAGCGCCAGCACACGATCAGAGGATCAGGTCTACAAGGCAGAACGTTACCGGGAACTGCCCACGCTGCGGGGCTACCTGATGGTGGACAGCCAGAGCCGCGCCGCCGCCCTCTACCGCCGCACCGACGAGGGGTGGGTGTTGGAAGTGATTGAGAAGGCTGTCCAGCTCCCCTGCCTGGAGATGGAGTTGAGCCTCGCCACGATCTATGAGGGTGTTCGGCTTTGAGCTGGCGACCTTTGACAAGGGATGTGTGGCGAACACTTGATCGAGTTGATAGGCGGCTGATCAAGTGCGTTTGAAACGCATCTGGAGAAGCGTTCTGACCCCCCGTCGATACAGCACGTGTCGACACCGTTAACATGGCAAGTTATGACATCTTCGCGTGGCTGAACCGGGATAACCTGGATGATCACACGGGCTATCTTATTGGCTTCCTCACAACCGAGCAGGTCGTCGCACTCGGGCCAACCCTGCTCAAGGTAGAACAAGCACACGGCGTTACGCTCCCCTTCATCGGGAACGCACGACTCACGAGGGCGCAGGTTCGTGCCGCGTTGGAGGCAGCCCTCTCGACTCTTCGTATCGCCGTGGACCTCCACGTAGGGATTCTGTGGGCCACACCATGAGATTGAGACGATAACCGGACACTCCCTCTCTTCGGGGAGCAAGAAGGCCCCTGCCATTCCTGAGCAGGGGCCTTTCCCTTTCCTGAAGTCCTTGACCTTACGCCTGCGCGCCCGCCTCCTGCGCGCTGCGGGCCAGAATGCCGCGCAACACGGTCTGGAGGATGCCGCCGTTCTTGTAGTAGTCGATCTCGACCGGCGTGTCGATGCGGCACTGGACGGTGATGTCGCGGCTCACGCCGTCCTTTGTCACCCGCAGGGTTACGTCCTGGCGGGGCTTGAGGTCAGCGGGCAGGATCACGTCGAAGGTCTCGTCGCCGTTGATCCCCAGCGAGTCGGCGGTCTCGCCGTTCTTGTACTGGAGGGGCAGCACGCCCATGCCGACGAGGTTGGAGCGGTGGATGCGCTCGAAGCTCTCGGCGACGACGGCCTTCACGCCCAGCAGGAAGGTGCCCTTGGCGGCCCAGTCGCGGCTGGAGCCCATGCCGTAGTCCTTGCCCGCGAAGACGACCAGGGGAATGTTATGCGCCTTGTAGTTCACCGAGGCGTCGTAGATCGAGGAAACCTGACCGGTCGTGAAGTCGGTCGTGAAGCCGCCCTCGGTACCGGGCGCGAGCTGGTTCTTGAGGCGGATGTTGGCGAAGGTCCCGCGCGTCATGATGCGGTCGTTCCCGCGCCGCGAGCCGTAGGAGTTGAAGTCCTTGGGTTGAATGCCGCGCTCCAGCAGGTACTTGCCCGCCGGGGTGTCGGCCTTGAAGGAGCCCGCCGGGCTGATGTGGTCGGTCGTCACCGAGTCGCCGACCTTCACGAGCGCGCGCGCCCCCTCGATGGAGCTGACCGTCTCGCTCGGCCCGCCCCCCAGGGTCTCGAAGAAGGGCGGGTTCTGGATGTAGGTGGACTCGGGGTTCCAGTCGTAGAGGTCGCCGCCCGTGACGGGGATCGCGTTCCACTGGGCGTTGCTCTGCTCGATGCCGTCGTACACCCGCTTGAACATCTCGGCGTTGATCGCCTGATCCATGATCCGCTGGATTTCGGCGTTGCTCGGC
This sequence is a window from Deinococcus planocerae. Protein-coding genes within it:
- a CDS encoding enolase C-terminal domain-like protein, producing the protein MSAPAVTRVEGLPYRLPLKGTLAWGAHSTLSAAEHVLVRVTLDDGTVGVAEAPPRPTIYGETPESVLAILRLLEPALRGVSIDDEAALNRVRGRVANNHTARGALDMALWDARARARGGSLFDLLPGPRSRVRVSFILGIAPPAEMLAEAERVVGAGVRCLKVKVGRDHARDLEVIRELRRTFGEEVELYADSNETLTPETAPAALAAMRDAGLSYVEEPLPVRDLRARAELRARGLLPIVADDSCLTPADLTRELDFDTFDILNVKTARNGFTDGLAMLRAAARRGKRGMVGSQASTGLGTLHAALLSTQAEVTEPCELSFVLKLGDDLLNLPLTFRDGWLDVASLREHALNPAQVERYRL
- a CDS encoding S8 family serine peptidase encodes the protein MKPALPLLALTVAVALASCGGTGDPPGGGGTDVCAQTVSAGAALPASVTAASVLPTTVPAPDWTAPHVPGRVLVLNTDGTLGAQSLGLLSTVRTQRVTEGLTLALTPAGETDRAFAGRLAAAGARVQPDFLYRSLATPDDPGYPGNGGVDLGFTNVSQTYLTRIRASGAWDVLGACGKTPGGALTAVLDTGADGGHRDLQGRLLGGRSFVSGESSATVDLLGHGTASVGLIGAATNNGVGLAGVTWSGRNLLPVKVLGADGGSTSAIAQGINYAVAQGAKVINLSLGTPGNPGDKALETALNNAARTAVLVAAAGNTPGVGGYQGVYYPASNPNVIAVGAVGASDRTLACYSERPTASQTRPLDLVAPGGAASGFCPGATRDQDLLVLSPGSAYGLSAGTSDAAPLVSGVAALVRAANPDLTAPQTRALLVGSANASGGLPLLDAQAAVSAALR
- a CDS encoding Uma2 family endonuclease, producing the protein MADPAFRTVSVEEYLRLERDNPTRHEYIDGFVYAQAGASRTHNLIAGNIHVALHPVARGAGCFVYQSDMKVRVTPTRYHYPDVVVSCARDSDDEYTETAPCLIVEVMSASTRSEDQVYKAERYRELPTLRGYLMVDSQSRAAALYRRTDEGWVLEVIEKAVQLPCLEMELSLATIYEGVRL
- a CDS encoding Uma2 family endonuclease, with the protein product MSDLALRKISEEEYLRTEELSPYRREYIDGFVSALHGEDTPNAQAGATSRHGLICMNIGSALHRIALRQGCRLYQSDMRVRISQPRFTRYYSPDLVLTCDPVDDDATFLASPCLVAEVLSPSTRDLDRREKLFAYTALPSVQGYLLVDTATRAARLYVRNGEAWDEQYAEEGELRLPCLDVPLVLSDIYEGINL